ACGCTAGAAGAAGCCCTTATTCAGACACGCGAAGGGAAAGTAGGCGCCCAGCTCAAACCTAAGCTAATGCGCCAGTTCACGTACCTTTACGGCATGCTCAACGTGGCTGACCAGCGCCCCGGTGAAGACGCCTACCTGCGACTGGCTGACCTGGAATCCCAGTTGGATGAACACCTGATTTCCCTCAATGACCTGCTAAATACCCCAAACGCCGGTACGAGCGACTGATTAGCTGTTAACAGGTTTACGTGTTATCGGCTGGGCAAAAACAGCGCGGTAAACCATTGACGGGATACAGATATCCGTCAGCGCAACAAGGGTTGCCATGGCTGTTAGCGTACCGCCCCGAATATATCCCATAAGCAAGGCACCCTGTTGAAAACACAGCGCTGTCACACCTAGCCACACAACACCAGTACCACAAGTAACCCTGCTGGGCGTCCCTCTTTTGGGGATGGGTCCGGTTTGTCGGATATACCGAATGAAGTGGTTGTAAATCAGGTCGAACGGATGTACGGGAAAAATGGCTGCGAGTGCTGCAATCGGCATGAGTGCATACAAAAATACAGGAGAGGCCAAGCTGGTACCGAGCCCGGCCAATAGCGCACATCCAGCAAAGGCCATTCTATTCCACGGCGC
This Bacteroidota bacterium DNA region includes the following protein-coding sequences:
- a CDS encoding DUF4395 family protein, which produces MKKKISDQTLHRLDVQGFDTVPVTNLSAIAPWNRMAFAGCALLAGLGTSLASPVFLYALMPIAALAAIFPVHPFDLIYNHFIRYIRQTGPIPKRGTPSRVTCGTGVVWLGVTALCFQQGALLMGYIRGGTLTAMATLVALTDICIPSMVYRAVFAQPITRKPVNS